Proteins encoded within one genomic window of Polaribacter sp. NJDZ03:
- the glgA gene encoding glycogen synthase yields the protein MKALFYTREYPPYVYGGAGVHVEYLAAELAKLMPVEVRCFGDQDDSTNNPTVKGFPYENPIFDNSDDKLKAIFKTLSTGLHMNADPIDADIVHCHTWYSHFAGIVAKLCYGIPLVITTHSLEPLRPWKREQLGRGYDASSWIEKTAIEMADALIAVSEETKQDVLKHFNVDESKIKVIYNGINLQQYITTTKTDTLDEYGVDKSKPYVLFVGRITRQKGIIHLVNAIKYIDPDTQIVLCAGAPDTPEIGAEMKDAVNEVKKNRKNVIWIDKMVTKEEIIQLYSHADVFCCPSIYEPFGIINIEAMACNTAVVASAVGGIKEVVVHGETGFLIPVEQQDAAPFEPINPDKFARDLADGVNKVISNPELREQMAQKGRKRVEEHFDWISIAKQVEELYKTLKK from the coding sequence ATGAAAGCCCTTTTTTATACTAGAGAATATCCTCCTTATGTATATGGTGGTGCTGGTGTTCATGTGGAATATCTTGCAGCAGAATTAGCCAAGCTAATGCCTGTAGAAGTTAGATGTTTTGGAGATCAGGACGACAGTACCAACAACCCAACTGTAAAGGGTTTTCCGTATGAAAACCCAATTTTCGACAATTCAGACGATAAGCTTAAAGCGATCTTTAAAACTTTAAGTACAGGTCTGCATATGAATGCAGACCCTATAGATGCAGATATTGTACATTGCCATACTTGGTATTCACACTTTGCAGGGATTGTAGCTAAACTTTGCTACGGTATCCCTTTAGTAATTACTACACACTCTTTAGAGCCATTAAGACCCTGGAAAAGGGAACAATTAGGTCGTGGTTACGATGCTTCTTCTTGGATAGAAAAAACAGCCATTGAAATGGCAGATGCTTTAATTGCGGTTTCAGAAGAAACGAAACAAGATGTCTTAAAACATTTTAATGTAGATGAATCTAAAATAAAGGTTATCTACAATGGTATTAACTTACAACAATACATTACTACTACCAAAACCGATACTCTAGATGAATATGGAGTAGATAAAAGCAAACCTTATGTACTTTTTGTAGGGAGAATAACCAGACAAAAAGGAATTATTCATCTAGTAAATGCTATAAAATATATAGATCCAGATACTCAAATAGTACTTTGTGCTGGTGCACCAGATACTCCAGAAATTGGTGCGGAAATGAAAGATGCTGTTAACGAGGTTAAAAAAAATCGTAAAAATGTAATCTGGATTGATAAGATGGTTACTAAAGAAGAAATTATTCAATTATATTCTCATGCAGACGTATTTTGTTGTCCATCTATTTACGAACCTTTTGGTATTATAAATATAGAAGCGATGGCTTGTAATACAGCCGTTGTAGCTAGTGCTGTTGGTGGCATTAAAGAAGTTGTTGTTCATGGAGAAACAGGTTTTCTAATACCAGTAGAACAGCAAGACGCTGCTCCTTTTGAACCCATAAACCCAGATAAATTTGCTAGAGACTTAGCAGATGGAGTTAATAAGGTTATTAGCAATCCTGAATTAAGAGAACAAATGGCTCAAAAAGGACGAAAAAGAGTAGAAGAACATTTTGATTGGATATCGATAGCTAAGCAAGTAGAAGAATTATATAAAACACTAAAAAAATAA